GGCAAGCCCGACGCGGCGCTTTCCTGTGCGCTGACGCCGAAGAAGGTCCTCGTATAAGCTGCGTTCGCCCACGTCAGGCCCGGCCCGACGGAGAGCAAGAGCTTGCCCAACGGAGCCGACATATAGAGATCCGTCATCGCGGTGAGACCTTGCCCCGTTCCGGCGATGTCCTGATAGACCGCAGCCGCGCCGGTGAACGCCCACCACGTGTAGTCCGCAAAAAGCCGCAGCTTCGGGCCGTAGTGAACATCAGGCAAGCCCTTCAGCCGCTTGTCGTCGGAAGCGGAGCGCGATTGAAAGTCGAAACTCAGCGACGCACCGACATGATAGTTCTCGCCCTTCAACGCATTCACGCCGAGCACGTCCGGGCCTTGCGAGAAGATCCGTTCCTTCCACGATATGTCCTGAACCGGGAACGGCAGTACCTGCAATTTCGACGAGCCGGGATACTTCGGAAAGACATACAGGCCCGGCCCGATCGACACCTTCCAGTCACTGGCGGGCGGCGGCCCGTCAGCGTCCGCCGCGTACGCAGTATCCGTTAGCACGAGGGCGAGTGCCGCCGCGACCGCGAGCGTGCGATTCATGCTTTCCTCGCAACGGTCGCCAATTGCCGCAAACGTCGCGCGAGTGCGCGCGACACGACCAGCGTCGGCGCATGGTTCGATTCCGACGCCGCCGCGCTTTCGCGCAAGAAGAGCGCGCATTCCCGCGCGACGACTTCGCGCTCGTTATCCGATGTGATCATGTGGTATGAATCGTCGAGCCAGATCGTGCGGAGGAACGACGCCCCGACGTTCTTGCCGACGAAGCGCGCGTTATGCGGGCTCGACGTCTCGTCGTCGATGGCGTGAATGATGAGGCAGTCCGTCGTGATGCCCTTGAGCTCCTTGCGCACCGCGTGAGCGAGGCGGCTCGCTTCGTGCAGCGCCGGCATGGCGATGGACGCGGGACCGACTTCGCTGATCTGATTCTTCTGCATCGCCCGCGCGATCTTCGAGCGCAACGCCTCGTTGCGCAAGCCGTACGGCTCCTCTTCGCGATAGCGGTAGC
Above is a window of Caballeronia sp. SL2Y3 DNA encoding:
- a CDS encoding carboxylesterase, producing MKTPEFSPAHGHDHAVLLLHGLSSSPLELRFLARFLADEGFATHTPELRGYSAGTGHETMERWIDAAVQEFDALAARYRHVSVCGLSMGATLAAAVAQRRPDARALLLLSVTLDYDGWAIPWYRFLLNYLYYTPLRSRYRYREEEPYGLRNEALRSKIARAMQKNQISEVGPASIAMPALHEASRLAHAVRKELKGITTDCLIIHAIDDETSSPHNARFVGKNVGASFLRTIWLDDSYHMITSDNEREVVARECALFLRESAAASESNHAPTLVVSRALARRLRQLATVARKA